A genomic region of Colius striatus isolate bColStr4 chromosome 20, bColStr4.1.hap1, whole genome shotgun sequence contains the following coding sequences:
- the TMEM199 gene encoding transmembrane protein 199 → MAAALRAGPRLRRALESGELAELPAALRAELEQALASEEAVLSFSLLRRLHAALREAESPLYLYQLLEGCDVYLPPLPVPPRNPELVARLERIRARLANEEYRRMTRNVTGQETRGTLSEIGRQVRSMKAVFITVFNFIVTVATAFACTLLGSRYIFTEPAAHVLAAVIVASVVGLAELYMMVRALEGELGKL, encoded by the exons ATGGCGGCGGCGctgcgggccgggccgcggctgcggcgggcgctggaGAGCGGCGAGCTGGCGGAGCTGCCCGCCGCGCTGCGCGCCGAGCTGGAGCAAGCGCTGGCCTCCGAAGAGGCCGTGTTGTCCTTCAGCCTGCTGCGGAGGCTGCACGCCGCGCTGCGGGAGGCAG AGTCCCCGCTGTACCTGTATCAGCTCCTGGAAGGCTGTGACGTCTACCTGCCCCCGCTGCCGGTGCCGCCGCGG AACCCCGAGCTGGTGGCCCGGCTGGAGCGGATAAGGGCCAGGCTGGCCAACGAGGAGTACCGGCGGATGACCCGCAACGTCACCGGCCAG GAGACGAGAGGGACATTGTCAGAGATTGGGAGGCAAG TTCGCTCCATGAAGGCCGTTTTCATCACTGTCTTCAACTTCATCGTCACCGTGGCCACGGCCTTCGCCTgcaccctcctgggcagccgctACATCTTCACCGAGCCAGCGGCG CACGTCCTGGCAGCCGTCATCGTGGCCTCCGTGGTTGGTTTGGCCGAGCTCTACATGATGGTGCGGGCTCTGGAAGGGGAGCTTGGGAAACTCTGA